One segment of Pseudanabaena sp. PCC 6802 DNA contains the following:
- a CDS encoding RHS repeat-associated core domain-containing protein, producing the protein MRLDFIIVDRLISETNAYGATRTYTYDAAGNRTSITDRNGKTRRFTYDPLNRLTAETWVGTGRTITSTYDAAGQLTNISDPEAAYAYNYDLDGRLLSVNNAGTAGSPGVLMAYGYDAAGNVLSAVDSINGTSRGTNTYIYDPLNRVTRMQQSGTGVTDKRVDYAYNAVGQSTNVKRFSDLAGTQSVAETTHTYDRLNRLSTINHSKGGTPLAAYNYSYDANSRITGVTNRDGTSAYTYDDTDQLTGADYSFQPDEAYTYDANGNRTNAGYRTGLNNRLLSDGKFNYDYDGEGNRIKQTDILTGAVTDYVWDYRNRLTQITEKNAAGTVINQSNQVYDPNDLRISRTANGVPERFVYGQNQNIALEFDGSGGLTNRYLHGNSIDAILADESNGSTLWTLTDHQNSVRDLADNSGTVRNHLVYDAFGGLTSQSNSSVTTQFGYTGREFEPATGAPGLQYNRRRFYAPPNGMFISPDPIGFDAGDTNLYRYVFNNPIDGADPTGEAACGGVGAGSGVVRSQKRTIQYYSDQTKKVRTTNIIEAVIASYYQRPFSTRIISDETEAEIQYDAFRPTTPRVEAFLNPPGFRELTDARGHIIAHRFGGSDTDLNNFFAQE; encoded by the coding sequence GACTTTATTATAGTAGATCGCCTCATCTCTGAAACCAACGCCTACGGAGCAACCCGCACCTACACTTACGACGCGGCAGGCAACCGCACAAGCATTACAGACCGAAATGGCAAAACCCGCCGCTTTACCTACGATCCCCTCAATCGCCTCACGGCTGAGACATGGGTAGGAACAGGACGTACCATCACTTCCACCTACGACGCGGCAGGGCAGTTAACCAATATTAGCGATCCTGAGGCAGCCTACGCCTACAACTACGACCTCGATGGGCGCTTGCTCTCAGTCAACAATGCTGGCACGGCGGGCAGTCCAGGTGTCCTGATGGCTTACGGTTACGACGCAGCAGGCAATGTCTTGTCCGCAGTGGACTCGATTAATGGCACATCCAGAGGCACGAATACATATATATACGATCCGCTCAACCGCGTGACCAGAATGCAGCAATCGGGCACGGGTGTCACCGACAAACGGGTGGACTATGCTTACAATGCGGTGGGACAATCCACCAATGTGAAGCGCTTCTCGGATTTAGCAGGAACGCAATCCGTCGCAGAGACCACCCATACTTACGACAGGCTCAATCGACTCTCCACAATTAATCACAGCAAAGGCGGCACACCATTAGCAGCCTACAACTACAGTTACGATGCCAACAGCCGGATTACGGGTGTGACCAACAGGGATGGCACGAGTGCTTACACGTACGACGACACCGACCAGCTTACGGGTGCGGACTATTCGTTCCAACCGGATGAGGCGTATACATATGATGCCAATGGCAACCGGACGAATGCGGGTTATCGCACGGGGTTGAATAATCGCTTGCTCAGCGATGGTAAGTTTAATTATGACTACGATGGCGAGGGTAATCGCATTAAACAGACAGATATCCTCACAGGTGCAGTGACCGATTATGTATGGGACTATCGAAATCGTTTGACTCAGATAACAGAGAAAAATGCGGCTGGCACCGTTATTAACCAAAGCAACCAGGTCTACGATCCCAACGATCTACGGATTAGTAGGACGGCGAATGGTGTACCTGAGCGCTTTGTCTATGGGCAAAATCAGAACATTGCTTTGGAATTCGATGGCAGCGGCGGCCTGACTAATCGTTACTTACATGGCAACAGTATTGATGCAATCCTGGCCGATGAAAGTAATGGCAGTACGCTGTGGACATTAACAGATCATCAAAATTCGGTACGCGATCTGGCTGATAACAGTGGCACAGTGAGGAATCATCTTGTCTACGATGCTTTTGGTGGGCTGACCAGTCAGAGCAATTCGAGTGTGACTACGCAGTTTGGCTATACAGGTAGGGAATTCGAGCCTGCGACGGGAGCGCCGGGATTGCAATACAATCGCAGGCGCTTCTACGCTCCCCCCAACGGCATGTTTATTTCCCCCGATCCGATTGGATTTGATGCAGGAGATACTAATTTATATCGCTATGTGTTCAATAACCCTATAGATGGAGCAGATCCTACCGGAGAAGCAGCTTGTGGTGGCGTCGGTGCTGGATCTGGAGTTGTTCGGAGCCAAAAGCGAACTATACAATATTACAGCGATCAGACTAAAAAAGTCAGAACAACAAATATAATTGAGGCAGTAATTGCCTCATATTACCAAAGACCATTTAGCACTCGTATCATCTCTGATGAGACTGAAGCAGAAATACAATATGATGCATTCAGACCTACTACACCCAGAGTAGAGGCATTCCTTAACCCTCCTGGATTTAGAGAATTAACAGATGCTAGAGGTCATATTATTGCTCATCGGTTTGGCGGGAGTGACACTGATTTAAATAACTTCTTTGCACAAGAATAG
- a CDS encoding type I restriction-modification enzyme R subunit C-terminal domain-containing protein, protein MEYFDGRIIGLTATPANFIDRNTLQLFHCFEGIPTFSYPRSQAIAEGYLVDFSLYQAQTHFQRNGIRGAELSEEERNALIEQGIDPDEIDYEGTELERTVSNRDTVRRQWVEIMDVCLKDQSGQYPAKTIVFGLSQKHALRLASVFEEMYPQFPSMVQVITSAMERTDDLIKRFKKEDMPRIAISVDLLDTGIDVPEVMNLVFMKPVQSWIKMEQMIGRGTRSHEACRVLEWLPDGRKDEFLILDFWENDFEKDPKEEIVAQNLPVTVKIFNTRLKLLEFYLNSQDSPDCQQVIRDLRYQIGQISLETFSIQQVFSQVEEAWTDSFWRYLTKSKLDFLRTQVAPLLRFVAGVDVEAATFTNKVERLKHEILTDRVRDDTVEGIAEDVSRLPSFVLDDRNVQASVNTCLSGRLRRATPTELSQVITDLANQMKNRREKPSSFIELDLADRIAVNGYITLSEGGEQVYVEEYRQRVEGKVMEIFETHPTIVALRNGETVTDLQLVALERVLRQELGGSNMQLTESNIRKAFNLKVTSLLAFLRELLEFEMLPDYRDIVERNFEQFIAQHQYNANQIRFLRAVQSVFLQKRRLEVADLYEEPLDSFGEDAVERWFTEDEVNELINFTEQLAA, encoded by the coding sequence GTGGAATATTTTGATGGACGCATCATTGGGCTGACGGCTACACCCGCCAATTTCATCGATCGCAATACCTTGCAATTATTTCATTGCTTTGAGGGAATCCCAACGTTCAGCTATCCGCGCAGTCAAGCGATCGCTGAGGGGTATTTGGTTGATTTTAGTCTCTATCAAGCGCAAACACATTTTCAACGTAATGGTATTCGTGGGGCTGAGTTGAGTGAGGAGGAACGCAATGCGCTGATCGAGCAAGGAATCGATCCTGATGAAATCGACTACGAAGGTACGGAGTTAGAACGCACGGTAAGCAATCGCGATACGGTGCGAAGGCAATGGGTGGAAATTATGGACGTTTGCCTCAAAGACCAGTCAGGACAGTATCCTGCGAAAACGATTGTGTTTGGGCTAAGTCAAAAGCACGCTCTAAGGTTGGCGAGTGTGTTTGAGGAAATGTACCCGCAATTTCCGAGTATGGTGCAGGTAATTACCTCGGCGATGGAGCGCACAGATGACCTGATCAAGCGCTTTAAAAAGGAGGATATGCCGCGTATTGCGATTTCGGTGGATCTGCTCGATACGGGGATCGATGTGCCTGAAGTGATGAATCTGGTGTTTATGAAACCCGTGCAGTCGTGGATCAAGATGGAGCAGATGATCGGGCGAGGCACGCGCAGCCATGAAGCCTGTAGGGTTTTGGAGTGGTTACCAGATGGTCGCAAGGATGAGTTTTTGATTCTTGACTTTTGGGAAAATGACTTTGAAAAAGACCCCAAGGAGGAGATTGTTGCTCAAAATTTGCCAGTTACGGTCAAAATCTTTAATACACGCCTCAAACTGCTGGAGTTTTACCTAAATAGTCAGGACTCCCCAGATTGCCAGCAAGTTATTCGCGATCTGCGCTATCAAATTGGGCAAATCTCGCTTGAGACGTTTAGCATTCAGCAGGTGTTTTCCCAAGTTGAGGAGGCATGGACGGATAGTTTTTGGCGGTATTTAACCAAAAGTAAACTAGATTTCCTGCGTACGCAGGTCGCGCCGTTGCTGCGGTTTGTGGCTGGGGTAGATGTGGAGGCGGCGACGTTTACCAACAAGGTAGAACGGCTAAAGCATGAAATTTTGACCGATCGGGTGCGCGATGACACGGTGGAGGGGATCGCTGAAGATGTGAGCCGATTGCCGTCTTTTGTACTGGACGATCGCAATGTGCAAGCCTCTGTGAATACATGCCTGTCAGGTAGGCTGAGGAGGGCAACGCCTACAGAACTCAGTCAGGTCATTACCGATCTGGCCAACCAAATGAAAAATCGACGGGAAAAGCCTTCGTCATTTATCGAACTCGACCTTGCGGACAGGATTGCGGTGAATGGCTATATCACGCTAAGCGAAGGCGGCGAACAGGTTTATGTAGAGGAATATCGCCAGCGGGTAGAGGGCAAGGTGATGGAAATTTTTGAGACGCACCCCACGATCGTGGCGTTGCGTAATGGGGAAACTGTGACCGATTTGCAACTGGTTGCACTAGAGCGAGTTTTGCGGCAAGAGTTAGGTGGCAGTAATATGCAACTGACAGAGTCGAATATCCGCAAGGCGTTTAACCTCAAGGTGACGAGTTTGCTTGCCTTTTTGCGGGAGTTGCTGGAGTTTGAGATGTTGCCTGACTATAGGGACATTGTGGAGCGTAATTTTGAGCAATTTATCGCCCAACATCAGTACAATGCTAACCAGATCCGATTTTTACGGGCAGTGCAAAGTGTATTCTTACAAAAGCGACGGCTAGAGGTGGCGGACTTGTATGAGGAACCACTAGATAGTTTTGGGGAGGATGCAGTGGAACGTTGGTTTACTGAGGATGAGGTAAACGAGTTGATTAATTTTACTGAGCAATTAGCAGCTTGA
- a CDS encoding IS256 family transposase — translation MLRGKQATNRTDELLDELVSECHSPEDILGESGLLKQLSQRLIERALTGELSHHLKSSTPKGEEAVEDEVVRRNSRNGYSQKTVQSQQGEMELSIPRDRNGEFDPVLVPKHQRRIAGLDEKILAMYARGLSTRDISAQLEELYGAKISAALISEVTDAVSDEVKAWQCRPLEPVYPIIYLDALYVNIKVSGRVSKRAVYVVLGITVEGNKELLGLWIGEVESEGAKFWLKVLTDLKNRGVKDILIACCDGLVGFPQAIEAVFPQTQVQLCIVHLIRNCLRHVPWKDAKAVVADLKPIYHAATLAEAEAALEAFAAKWDRLYPAISQIWLRHWQNIIPIFDYPMDIRKVIYTTNAIESLNRSLRKVIKTKAVFPDEESVFKLMFLAMHNIAKRWTRPLKDWKAALSYFAILFPGRLNY, via the coding sequence ATGTTAAGAGGCAAACAAGCAACTAATCGTACAGATGAACTACTAGACGAGTTGGTGTCAGAGTGCCATAGCCCCGAGGACATTCTAGGAGAATCGGGCTTACTGAAGCAACTGAGTCAACGACTAATCGAGCGAGCGCTCACGGGAGAGCTGAGCCATCACCTCAAATCAAGCACGCCTAAGGGAGAGGAAGCGGTAGAAGACGAAGTTGTGCGACGCAACAGCCGCAATGGCTACTCGCAGAAGACGGTGCAGTCGCAACAGGGCGAAATGGAGTTGTCGATACCGCGAGACCGTAACGGCGAGTTTGACCCCGTGCTGGTACCGAAACACCAAAGGCGAATAGCAGGACTCGATGAGAAAATCCTGGCTATGTATGCACGGGGATTAAGCACCCGAGACATTAGTGCTCAACTCGAAGAACTCTATGGTGCCAAGATCTCCGCCGCACTCATCAGTGAGGTCACTGATGCAGTTAGCGACGAGGTCAAGGCTTGGCAGTGCCGTCCCCTGGAACCTGTATATCCCATCATTTACCTCGATGCCCTCTACGTGAATATCAAGGTGTCGGGTCGGGTGAGCAAGCGAGCGGTCTATGTCGTCTTGGGTATTACGGTTGAGGGCAACAAAGAATTGCTTGGGCTGTGGATTGGGGAGGTGGAATCCGAAGGCGCTAAGTTCTGGCTCAAGGTGCTGACTGACCTCAAAAACCGTGGGGTCAAGGACATTCTGATTGCCTGTTGCGATGGCTTAGTGGGATTCCCCCAGGCGATTGAGGCTGTTTTCCCGCAAACCCAGGTGCAACTATGTATTGTGCATCTGATCCGCAACTGTTTGCGTCATGTGCCCTGGAAAGACGCTAAAGCTGTTGTGGCTGACCTCAAGCCCATTTATCATGCTGCCACTTTGGCAGAAGCCGAAGCTGCGCTTGAGGCTTTTGCCGCCAAGTGGGATCGCCTATACCCCGCGATTAGCCAAATCTGGCTGCGCCATTGGCAGAACATTATCCCCATCTTTGACTATCCCATGGACATCCGCAAAGTCATCTACACTACCAATGCCATTGAATCCCTCAATCGCTCCCTGCGCAAGGTGATTAAAACCAAGGCTGTCTTCCCCGATGAGGAATCTGTCTTCAAGCTCATGTTCTTGGCCATGCATAACATTGCCAAGCGTTGGACTCGCCCCCTTAAAGATTGGAAGGCAGCGTTGTCATATTTTGCTATCCTATTCCCAGGACGTTTAAATTACTGA
- a CDS encoding IS5 family transposase, with protein MNYIIAQTLPAAHFKRRFGIETNTFKAIVKVLKPEWRATPTPGAKPKLGLEDRILVAFEYWREYRTYFHIATSWGISESTVCRIVHWVEETLIRSRRFRLPGKRQLVRGFGIPTVAIVDVTETRIERPKRHQRAFYSGKQKGHTLKCQLIIDALTGQIICTFFGKGRRHDFKLFKASGIHFHPQTESLQDKGYQGIQKLHLYCRLPHKKPKGGQLTPEQKAFNRQLARQRVGIEHVNRRLKIFRILSGRYRNRRHRFGLRCNLIAGLYNFERSQGSSVG; from the coding sequence ATGAACTATATAATAGCGCAAACCCTACCTGCTGCACACTTTAAGCGTCGATTTGGTATCGAGACTAATACGTTCAAAGCAATTGTGAAAGTGCTTAAACCAGAGTGGCGAGCAACGCCAACACCTGGAGCCAAGCCTAAACTCGGACTAGAAGACCGCATATTGGTTGCCTTCGAGTATTGGCGGGAATATCGCACCTACTTTCACATCGCCACTAGTTGGGGCATCAGCGAGTCTACAGTTTGTCGAATAGTGCATTGGGTAGAGGAGACTTTAATCCGCTCACGTCGCTTTCGACTACCTGGGAAGCGCCAGTTGGTGCGGGGCTTTGGGATACCTACAGTCGCGATCGTTGATGTGACTGAAACTCGCATTGAGCGTCCTAAGCGGCACCAACGTGCCTTTTATAGCGGCAAACAGAAAGGGCACACGCTCAAATGTCAACTCATAATTGACGCTCTTACTGGGCAGATTATCTGTACGTTTTTCGGCAAGGGGCGACGGCATGATTTCAAGCTGTTCAAAGCTTCTGGCATCCATTTCCATCCTCAAACCGAGAGTTTGCAGGACAAGGGTTATCAAGGCATCCAGAAACTGCATCTCTACTGCCGCTTACCCCACAAGAAACCGAAAGGTGGTCAGCTTACGCCCGAGCAGAAAGCGTTCAACCGCCAACTTGCGCGCCAACGGGTTGGCATTGAGCATGTTAATCGCCGCTTGAAGATCTTCCGCATCTTATCTGGACGCTATCGCAATCGTCGTCACCGCTTTGGTTTGCGTTGCAATCTAATTGCTGGTCTCTACAATTTTGAACGCTCTCAAGGCTCCTCAGTTGGCTAA